A genomic window from Paenibacillus thermoaerophilus includes:
- a CDS encoding SpoIID/LytB domain-containing protein yields the protein MARTKKTRLSAVRKAGVAALASLLLIASGAGLERHVPVAAAAGQHTIDTIRVALYMQSDLAFKSTVPYATVSHPKGLTIGLSGAAAPLTSVTPGVGALLSYDGYRVQLLETSDAAAADRAAGAVSADKPVIRKQKVSGKDVYQVVIGPYASLEEAEAKRDALKGAVQGGSPKVLGTIRWSTGAYASEAEAVKQAASLAAKGVASAIGVTVADGGQPSYEVWIGDAVSQAEADALKAAVLKQAPGVSLAAAYTGKGAPYLVIRDVRLSGGASGKSFDIAADGRSFSVTAPEDGLRVAEKNRQYRGKLEWSVYNNRLALINEVPFEQYLYSVVGTEMSASWPAEALKAQAVAARTYALGNGLRYKIAHVSDSTFDQAYYGMDQEKPAIVAAVEATRGEILLENGKVFLPFFSSNAGGMTADPSEVWGNPVSFVKVAASPDQIAAEGKPIWYRVLLPDARTGYIRSDLLDDTGARTPSGLPLLKGNTDGINIRPIPSTSNVYAAPIGTLDPSWKVVKIAEATESNDYSWMRGPYTPGELAAKLPKTLGGAPLQSLKVTGTGPSGRVTEVEANGKPIVDISYPDGFRTVFLGLPSTRFAIEETGRYRVLGADGRSRDLYGSPSEKVYAVGADGVTTELTAPSRFVTDGRSLRVGTKEAAYLFTGLGNGHGLGMSQWGAKGLAEEGYGYKEILGYYYQGVTLVKDGN from the coding sequence ATGGCACGAACAAAAAAAACGCGCCTTTCCGCCGTGCGCAAAGCCGGCGTCGCCGCGCTCGCAAGCTTGCTGCTGATCGCATCGGGCGCGGGTCTGGAACGGCACGTTCCCGTCGCCGCAGCCGCGGGCCAGCATACGATCGATACGATCCGGGTCGCGCTCTATATGCAATCGGATTTGGCGTTTAAATCGACGGTTCCGTATGCGACAGTCTCCCATCCGAAAGGCTTGACGATCGGCCTATCCGGAGCGGCCGCTCCGCTGACATCCGTCACGCCCGGCGTCGGCGCTCTGCTGTCTTATGACGGCTATCGGGTTCAACTGCTGGAGACGAGCGACGCCGCGGCGGCCGACCGCGCCGCCGGTGCCGTGAGCGCCGACAAGCCGGTCATCCGCAAGCAGAAGGTATCGGGCAAGGACGTCTATCAAGTCGTGATAGGCCCGTACGCTTCATTGGAAGAGGCGGAAGCCAAACGGGACGCGCTCAAAGGCGCGGTTCAAGGCGGAAGCCCGAAGGTGCTCGGCACGATCCGCTGGAGCACCGGCGCTTACGCTTCCGAAGCGGAAGCGGTCAAGCAGGCGGCAAGCCTGGCCGCAAAAGGCGTTGCGTCGGCGATCGGGGTTACGGTGGCGGATGGCGGCCAGCCGTCTTACGAGGTATGGATCGGCGATGCGGTTAGCCAGGCGGAAGCGGATGCTCTAAAAGCCGCCGTGTTGAAGCAGGCGCCGGGCGTATCCTTGGCCGCCGCGTATACGGGGAAGGGCGCGCCGTATCTCGTCATACGGGATGTAAGGCTGAGCGGCGGCGCCTCGGGCAAATCGTTCGACATCGCCGCGGACGGGCGAAGCTTCTCGGTAACCGCGCCGGAGGACGGGCTGCGGGTCGCGGAGAAAAACCGCCAGTATCGGGGAAAATTGGAGTGGAGCGTGTACAATAACCGGTTGGCGCTGATCAACGAGGTCCCATTCGAGCAGTATCTGTATTCTGTCGTCGGGACGGAGATGAGCGCCTCCTGGCCGGCGGAGGCGCTTAAGGCGCAAGCGGTCGCCGCCCGAACGTATGCGCTCGGGAACGGGCTGCGCTACAAGATCGCCCACGTCTCCGACAGCACCTTCGATCAGGCTTATTACGGTATGGATCAGGAGAAGCCGGCAATCGTCGCGGCAGTGGAAGCGACCCGGGGCGAAATCCTGCTGGAGAACGGGAAAGTGTTCCTGCCCTTCTTCAGCTCCAACGCGGGCGGAATGACGGCCGATCCTTCGGAAGTCTGGGGCAATCCGGTATCCTTCGTAAAGGTGGCCGCCAGTCCCGATCAAATCGCGGCCGAAGGCAAGCCGATCTGGTATCGGGTGCTGCTGCCCGACGCCAGGACCGGCTATATCCGGTCGGATCTGCTCGATGACACGGGGGCGAGGACGCCGTCGGGACTGCCTCTGCTCAAAGGCAATACGGACGGCATCAATATCCGCCCGATTCCTTCCACTTCGAATGTCTACGCGGCGCCCATCGGCACGCTCGATCCGAGCTGGAAGGTCGTCAAGATTGCAGAAGCGACGGAATCCAACGACTATTCGTGGATGCGGGGACCGTATACGCCCGGCGAGTTGGCGGCCAAGCTGCCCAAAACGCTTGGCGGAGCCCCGCTGCAATCGCTCAAGGTAACGGGAACGGGGCCGTCCGGCCGCGTGACCGAGGTGGAGGCCAACGGCAAGCCGATCGTCGATATCAGCTATCCGGACGGCTTCCGCACGGTGTTCCTCGGACTGCCGAGCACCCGGTTCGCGATCGAAGAAACGGGCCGGTATCGGGTACTGGGGGCTGACGGCCGTTCGCGGGATTTATACGGCAGCCCGTCGGAAAAAGTATACGCGGTGGGAGCGGACGGCGTCACAACCGAGCTGACCGCGCCGTCGCGGTTCGTGACGGACGGCCGGAGCCTTCGGGTCGGCACCAAAGAAGCGGCGTATCTGTTTACCGGCTTGGGCAACGGCCACGGATTGGGCATGTCCCAATGGGGAGCCAAAGGACTGGCCGAAGAAGGGTATGGCTATAAAGAAATACTGGGATACTACTATCAAGGCGTTACACTCGTGAAGGACGGAAACTGA
- the queA gene encoding tRNA preQ1(34) S-adenosylmethionine ribosyltransferase-isomerase QueA, protein MDVQWFDFELPEELIAQTPLPDRTGSRLLALDKRTGAITHTQFRQLGQFLRPGDALILNDTRVIPARLFGVKPDTGAQVELLLLKSLGDDRWQTLAKPAKRLKKGSAVHFVGEEESPGGPLLTAVVEEEGEMGERIVRFSYEGVFLELLDRLGQMPLPPYIRERLDERDRYQTVYAREAGSAAAPTAGLHFTESFLAELQEAGVSIGFVTLHVGLGTFRPVSADRVEDHKMHAEYYVLPQETADLINRTKAAGGRIVAVGTTSARTLESAALASESAGAPAGQMVSSSGWTDIFIYPGYTFRMVDALLTNFHLPKSTLVMLVSALAGRDAVMEAYRQAVERRYRFFSFGDAMFIY, encoded by the coding sequence ATGGACGTACAATGGTTTGACTTTGAACTTCCCGAGGAGCTCATCGCCCAGACGCCGCTGCCGGATCGGACCGGTTCGAGGCTGCTGGCGTTGGATAAACGGACCGGTGCGATTACGCATACGCAATTCCGTCAACTCGGCCAATTTCTGCGTCCGGGAGACGCATTGATTCTGAACGATACACGGGTTATTCCCGCCCGGCTGTTCGGCGTAAAGCCGGACACGGGGGCGCAGGTGGAACTGCTGCTTCTGAAATCGCTGGGGGACGACCGTTGGCAGACGCTGGCGAAGCCGGCAAAACGGCTGAAAAAAGGCTCTGCAGTTCATTTCGTCGGGGAAGAAGAATCCCCCGGCGGCCCTCTGCTAACCGCGGTCGTCGAGGAAGAAGGGGAGATGGGCGAGCGGATCGTCCGTTTCTCTTACGAAGGCGTGTTTCTCGAATTGCTCGATCGTCTCGGACAAATGCCGCTGCCTCCGTATATTCGGGAGCGGCTGGACGAACGGGACCGCTATCAGACGGTGTATGCGAGAGAGGCCGGGTCGGCGGCCGCGCCGACGGCCGGGCTGCACTTCACCGAGTCGTTTCTTGCCGAGCTGCAGGAAGCGGGCGTATCGATCGGCTTCGTGACGTTGCATGTCGGTCTGGGCACGTTCCGCCCGGTAAGCGCGGATCGGGTGGAGGACCACAAGATGCACGCGGAGTATTACGTGCTGCCGCAAGAGACGGCCGATCTGATCAACCGGACGAAAGCGGCCGGCGGCAGAATCGTGGCGGTGGGCACCACATCGGCCCGCACGCTCGAATCGGCGGCATTGGCCTCGGAATCGGCGGGAGCGCCGGCCGGCCAAATGGTGAGCAGCTCCGGTTGGACGGACATTTTTATATACCCCGGTTATACGTTCCGGATGGTTGACGCCTTGCTGACGAACTTCCATCTGCCCAAATCGACGTTGGTTATGCTGGTCAGCGCGCTGGCCGGCCGCGATGCGGTGATGGAGGCATACCGGCAAGCCGTCGAGCGGCGTTATCGTTTTTTCAGCTTCGGCGACGCCATGTTTATTTACTAG
- the tgt gene encoding tRNA guanosine(34) transglycosylase Tgt, with protein MAAVTYEHIKTCKQSGARLGRVHTPHGIIETPAFMPVGTQATVKTMSPEELKQMDAHIILSNTYHLFLRPGHELIREAGGLHKFMNWDRPILTDSGGFQVFSLSNMRKISEDGVEFRSHLNGDKLFLSPEKATEVQNALGSDIMMAFDECPPPDADYEYVKNSLERTTRWAERCLKAHARPHDQALFAIVQGGMFADLRKESVRQLTSMDFPGYAIGGLSVGEPKPVMYEMLDVTVPLLPSDKPRYLMGVGSPDALVEGAIRGIDMFDCVLPTRIARNGTCMTSEGRLVVRNAKYARDFGPLDPKCSCYTCRNYSRAYIRHLIKADEVFGIRLTTYHNLHFLLELMRQVRQAIMEDRLLDFRDQFFAEYGLFDNERGF; from the coding sequence TTGGCAGCGGTCACATACGAACATATCAAAACCTGCAAGCAGTCCGGCGCCAGACTCGGACGCGTGCATACGCCTCACGGCATCATCGAGACGCCCGCCTTTATGCCGGTCGGCACGCAGGCCACCGTCAAGACGATGTCGCCGGAAGAGCTAAAGCAAATGGATGCGCATATTATTTTGAGCAACACGTATCATCTGTTCCTGCGTCCGGGGCACGAACTGATCCGGGAAGCGGGCGGATTGCACAAATTTATGAACTGGGACCGCCCCATCTTGACGGACTCCGGCGGATTCCAGGTATTCAGCCTGAGCAACATGCGGAAAATCAGCGAAGACGGCGTCGAATTCCGCTCGCATCTCAACGGGGACAAATTGTTTTTAAGTCCCGAGAAGGCGACCGAGGTGCAAAACGCGTTGGGCTCGGACATTATGATGGCATTCGACGAATGCCCGCCGCCCGATGCCGATTACGAATACGTGAAAAACTCGCTGGAGCGGACGACGCGCTGGGCGGAACGATGCTTGAAAGCGCACGCCAGACCGCACGATCAGGCGCTGTTTGCGATCGTGCAGGGAGGCATGTTCGCCGATTTGCGCAAGGAGAGCGTGCGGCAGTTGACTTCCATGGATTTCCCGGGGTATGCTATTGGGGGATTAAGCGTCGGGGAACCGAAGCCGGTCATGTACGAGATGCTGGACGTCACCGTTCCGCTGCTCCCGTCGGACAAGCCGCGATACTTGATGGGCGTGGGCTCTCCGGATGCGCTTGTCGAAGGGGCGATTCGCGGCATCGACATGTTCGATTGCGTGCTGCCGACGCGGATTGCGCGCAACGGCACCTGCATGACAAGCGAAGGAAGACTGGTCGTGCGCAACGCCAAGTATGCCCGGGACTTCGGGCCGCTGGATCCGAAATGCTCGTGTTATACGTGCCGCAACTACTCGCGTGCGTATATCCGCCATCTGATCAAGGCGGACGAAGTGTTCGGCATCCGGTTGACGACGTATCACAACCTGCATTTCCTGCTCGAACTGATGAGGCAGGTGCGCCAGGCGATTATGGAGGACCGGCTGCTCGATTTCCGGGATCAATTTTTTGCGGAGTACGGGCTGTTCGACAACGAACGCGGGTTCTAA
- the yajC gene encoding preprotein translocase subunit YajC — protein sequence MLFEAGAGTGGMGTLVSLAPFVIMIAVFYFFLIRPQQKRQKARNLMLSQLKKGDKVVTIGGLHGTIMELTDDTVVLRVNDVTKLTFDRSAINTVSSSSPSAD from the coding sequence ATGTTGTTTGAAGCCGGGGCAGGCACCGGAGGAATGGGAACGTTAGTATCCTTGGCTCCGTTTGTCATTATGATTGCCGTATTCTACTTCTTCCTGATCCGTCCTCAGCAGAAGCGGCAAAAAGCCCGCAACCTCATGCTGAGCCAACTGAAAAAAGGCGACAAAGTCGTAACGATCGGAGGGCTGCACGGAACGATTATGGAGCTTACGGACGATACGGTCGTCCTGCGCGTCAACGACGTGACGAAGCTGACGTTCGACCGTTCCGCCATCAACACCGTATCGAGCTCTTCGCCGTCCGCTGATTAA
- a CDS encoding phosphatase PAP2 family protein, with protein MVFTGMLSSSVWTAVTVAAILWISLRRQPLAVAYDFGKHLITSRSYLMHFLAMLGILAFNKIEVTLENSMEHTPDFTPYIYKLEGGFVAALQDLFHQNWLTPVLAFFYVVVFQVMLVGSIGVYTFGRELHLYRAVCYAIMMNYMIAIPFYLFLPVTEVHAFSPDVKFYMLDAFPTFETTYRNLSDLDNCFPSLHTSISVTLSIIAFQSRNAFFRLFVPVSAVIVIFSIFYLGIHWLTDMLGGLLLGWFSARSGLRLAVGQPIFGGAAAFGGKKQVLRERP; from the coding sequence ATGGTTTTCACCGGGATGTTGTCGAGTTCGGTCTGGACGGCAGTAACCGTCGCCGCCATCCTATGGATAAGCCTCCGCCGCCAGCCGCTTGCGGTTGCTTACGACTTCGGCAAGCATCTGATAACTTCCCGTTCTTATTTAATGCATTTTCTGGCGATGCTCGGCATACTCGCCTTCAACAAGATAGAAGTGACGCTTGAGAACAGCATGGAGCATACGCCCGATTTCACGCCCTATATATACAAGCTCGAAGGCGGCTTTGTGGCGGCTTTGCAGGATTTGTTCCATCAAAATTGGCTGACGCCCGTGCTTGCGTTTTTTTACGTCGTCGTGTTTCAGGTTATGCTGGTCGGCTCGATCGGCGTCTATACTTTCGGCAGAGAGCTTCATCTGTACCGAGCCGTCTGCTACGCCATCATGATGAACTACATGATTGCAATTCCGTTTTATTTGTTTCTGCCGGTGACGGAGGTTCATGCGTTCTCGCCGGATGTGAAATTTTACATGCTGGACGCGTTCCCGACGTTCGAGACGACATACCGCAACCTGTCCGACTTGGACAACTGTTTCCCGAGCCTGCATACGTCGATTTCGGTGACGTTGTCGATCATCGCGTTCCAGAGCCGCAATGCGTTTTTCCGCCTGTTCGTGCCCGTCAGCGCCGTGATCGTGATCTTCTCGATCTTCTATCTCGGCATCCACTGGCTGACGGATATGCTCGGCGGCCTGCTGCTGGGTTGGTTCTCGGCCCGGTCCGGCTTGCGCCTGGCCGTCGGCCAACCTATATTCGGCGGCGCGGCGGCTTTCGGCGGCAAAAAACAAGTGCTGCGCGAACGGCCGTAA
- a CDS encoding TIGR04086 family membrane protein translates to MAAPADTNSSWFPLLAGSGYALLTLCATAVTASLLLAFTGFQEESLDRWMYTLHALSALFGGFSASRRSGSKGWYFGGLTGILYAFIVLLTGFLALDASFGSHTAIVAAVAACSGAAGGVVGVNLSKK, encoded by the coding sequence ATGGCAGCACCTGCAGACACAAACTCTTCCTGGTTCCCTCTGCTGGCCGGTTCGGGATACGCCTTGCTTACACTGTGCGCCACGGCCGTAACGGCATCGCTGCTGCTTGCCTTTACGGGGTTTCAGGAGGAATCGTTGGACCGCTGGATGTATACCCTCCACGCCCTCTCGGCTTTGTTCGGAGGTTTCTCCGCAAGCCGTCGGTCCGGCAGCAAAGGATGGTATTTCGGCGGCCTGACGGGAATATTGTACGCCTTTATCGTATTGCTCACGGGATTTTTGGCTCTCGACGCCTCATTCGGCTCCCATACCGCCATCGTAGCCGCGGTTGCCGCCTGTTCCGGGGCGGCGGGAGGCGTTGTCGGCGTCAACCTTTCCAAAAAATAA
- a CDS encoding DUF421 domain-containing protein gives MTEALILFGRTVAMYVAVFLTMRIMGKREIGKLSLFDLVISIMIAEIAVFVLEDIERPWVNGLLPMTTLVGLQLLIAWLTLKSRKLRLRLDGEPSVLIKNGNIDREEMKRQRYNLDDLILQLRENKTYNLSDVEFALLETSGKLTVIEKQKEEANIRYKPLPIPLIMDGKVQDQNLEMVGQTRFWLKNELRKQGVRDFKDVFLCSLDHNGKLYVSLKK, from the coding sequence ATGACGGAAGCGTTGATTTTATTCGGACGGACAGTAGCCATGTACGTTGCGGTATTTTTGACGATGCGGATTATGGGGAAGCGGGAGATCGGCAAGCTGTCGCTGTTCGATCTTGTCATCTCGATCATGATTGCGGAGATCGCCGTATTCGTGCTGGAGGATATCGAACGGCCTTGGGTTAACGGTTTGCTGCCGATGACGACCCTCGTCGGGCTTCAGCTTTTGATCGCCTGGCTGACGTTGAAGAGCCGCAAGCTGCGGCTGCGGCTCGACGGAGAGCCCAGCGTGCTGATCAAGAACGGCAACATCGACCGGGAAGAGATGAAACGCCAGCGGTACAACCTGGACGATCTGATCTTGCAACTGAGGGAAAATAAAACGTATAACCTGTCCGATGTGGAGTTCGCGCTGTTGGAAACGTCGGGCAAGCTGACCGTGATCGAGAAGCAGAAGGAAGAAGCCAATATTCGTTATAAACCGTTGCCGATTCCGCTTATTATGGACGGCAAGGTGCAGGACCAAAACCTGGAGATGGTCGGACAAACCCGTTTTTGGCTGAAAAACGAGCTGCGAAAGCAAGGCGTCCGGGATTTCAAAGATGTGTTTTTGTGCAGTCTGGACCATAACGGAAAACTGTACGTCAGCCTCAAAAAATAA
- the spoVB gene encoding stage V sporulation protein B, protein MSAIKQSFIKGTMILLVAGIVNRILGFVPRIWLPRVIGAEGMGLYQMGYPFLIVLLAMITGGIPLAVAKLVAEADSAGDERRVRRILRVSLTLSMGLGLSFMTASLFLSRWLTDKLFTDERVYMTFLAMSPILVLVSVSAVYRGYFQGRRNMIPTAVSQLTETVFRIGGQLILASALLPYGVEYAAAGAMAGVVIGEIGGMLALLRSYARTKAAYAALPASQRADGEESGHAGTAPAVKEPSRTESVWSRLIRIALPVTGGRIAGSASYFLESIAIVQSLAIAGVATSAATAQYGMLQGMVIPLLLMPTALTYSLSVSLVPSLSEAAARGDMRTIHKRLHQSMRLALVSGAPFAVILFVLAEPLCYFLYQNADAGHMLRMMSPVALLLYLQSPLQAALQALDRPGTALINTLIGAVVKLALIYELASRPDWGIYGAITAICVNIAFVTLLHWGSVARLLRFSLPPSDFFKVGAGMALMAGAVAVVMGEPWTHSPALRFAAACAAGAAVYLFCLFALKLVDREDFIRIPWLGPKLQRWL, encoded by the coding sequence TTGAGCGCCATCAAACAATCTTTTATAAAAGGAACGATGATTCTGCTGGTAGCCGGCATCGTCAACCGGATTCTCGGCTTCGTGCCGAGAATTTGGCTTCCCCGGGTGATCGGCGCCGAAGGCATGGGCCTCTACCAGATGGGCTACCCGTTTCTGATCGTGCTGCTCGCCATGATCACGGGCGGCATCCCGCTTGCGGTCGCCAAGCTGGTCGCCGAAGCCGATTCCGCGGGAGACGAGCGCCGCGTACGCCGCATTTTGCGCGTATCGCTCACGCTTTCGATGGGGCTGGGCCTGTCGTTTATGACCGCCTCCCTGTTTTTGTCGCGCTGGCTGACGGACAAGTTGTTTACGGACGAGCGCGTATATATGACGTTTCTCGCCATGAGTCCGATTCTCGTGCTGGTCTCGGTCTCGGCCGTGTACAGGGGGTATTTCCAAGGCCGCCGGAACATGATTCCGACAGCCGTCTCGCAGTTGACCGAGACCGTCTTCCGAATCGGCGGCCAACTGATTCTGGCTTCCGCGCTGCTCCCTTACGGTGTCGAATACGCCGCCGCGGGCGCGATGGCCGGCGTTGTGATCGGCGAGATCGGGGGCATGCTGGCGCTGCTGCGCTCCTACGCGAGAACAAAAGCCGCATACGCCGCCTTGCCGGCATCGCAACGCGCGGACGGCGAAGAAAGCGGGCACGCCGGCACCGCTCCGGCGGTAAAAGAACCGTCCCGGACCGAATCGGTCTGGAGCCGCCTGATCCGGATCGCCCTGCCCGTCACCGGCGGCAGAATAGCCGGGTCCGCCTCGTATTTCCTGGAATCGATCGCGATCGTGCAATCGCTGGCCATCGCGGGAGTCGCCACGTCGGCCGCGACCGCCCAGTACGGCATGCTGCAGGGGATGGTGATCCCGCTTCTGCTGATGCCGACCGCCTTGACCTATTCGCTCTCCGTGTCGCTCGTCCCTTCGCTGTCCGAAGCCGCCGCCCGCGGAGACATGCGCACCATCCACAAACGTCTGCATCAATCGATGCGGCTCGCGCTTGTGTCCGGAGCTCCGTTCGCCGTTATTCTGTTTGTGCTGGCCGAGCCTCTGTGCTACTTTCTGTATCAAAACGCCGATGCGGGCCACATGCTGCGCATGATGTCGCCTGTCGCCCTGCTCCTTTATCTGCAAAGTCCGCTGCAGGCCGCGCTGCAGGCGCTCGACCGTCCCGGGACGGCCTTGATCAACACGCTGATCGGCGCCGTCGTCAAGCTGGCGTTGATCTACGAGCTCGCGTCCCGGCCGGATTGGGGCATCTACGGCGCCATTACCGCGATCTGCGTCAACATCGCCTTCGTTACGCTGCTGCACTGGGGGAGCGTCGCAAGGCTGCTCCGCTTCTCCTTGCCGCCTTCCGACTTCTTTAAGGTCGGTGCCGGCATGGCGCTGATGGCCGGAGCGGTCGCCGTCGTCATGGGCGAGCCGTGGACGCACAGTCCCGCGCTCCGGTTCGCGGCCGCCTGCGCCGCCGGAGCCGCCGTCTATCTATTCTGCCTCTTCGCGCTAAAACTTGTCGACCGCGAGGACTTTATCCGCATCCCGTGGCTGGGCCCGAAGCTGCAACGCTGGCTGTAA
- a CDS encoding post-transcriptional regulator — protein MLERIDRLISEALPYEELASGLADLCRSKAEEFRLLGYEAVTPEDIWDCVRERHKGELPPIHRLVNDILSLKVTQWMNWITMGALKGTGSWR, from the coding sequence ATGTTGGAACGGATCGACCGCTTGATTTCGGAAGCGCTGCCCTATGAAGAACTGGCGTCCGGTCTCGCCGACTTGTGCCGGAGCAAGGCGGAGGAGTTCCGGCTGCTCGGCTACGAGGCGGTTACGCCGGAAGATATATGGGACTGCGTCAGAGAACGGCACAAGGGCGAGCTGCCCCCTATCCACAGGCTGGTCAACGACATTTTGTCGTTGAAGGTCACGCAGTGGATGAACTGGATCACGATGGGGGCCCTGAAAGGAACAGGCTCCTGGCGATGA
- the secD gene encoding protein translocase subunit SecD, with translation MNMKRILAFVLTVAITLGIVAATSPWLLSNLRLGLDLKGGFEILYEAQPLSGTGEVTKEALAETAKSLEKRANASGAEEPEVTPEGSNRIRARIAGVTDEAKVRETLRTPASLTFRSADGCAPEAGYCKTELLGTDFKEGAAQVVFDQTNQPIVQIEVKDKAKFEEVTRRLVGKELAIYLDEELLSAPTVQNVFTDGKATITGRYTFSEAKELADTINLGALPLKLTEKYTQAVGASLGQKSLESTVLAGIIGSIAIFVFMIAIYRVPGIVASITLVAYTWLLLLVHYLMNATLTLPGIAAFVLGIGMAVDANIITYERIKEEIRSGKTILSSLKSGSQSSFRTIMDANITTILAGAVLYYVGTGAIKGFAITLILSILISILTNVFFSRFLLWLLIRSNWAKKPEHFGVKPSQVADIRKSKAEVKSAAEGKFDFAKHRNKFFAWSVAVTIAGIVMLAAAGLHLGVDFKAGTTLDVHVGKTIDKAQAEQLVRDAIGTAPESTTLSDSNDRVTMRFDRVLDAESGEANKVKEAFAKAYGSDVSVEENTVDPVIARELARLAVIAIVIASAGIAIYVSIRFEWRFALSAMIALLHDAFAVVSLFAIFRLEVNLPFIAAVLTIIGYSINDKIVIFDRIRENLRFAKLKTSEDLAKLVNESIWQTMTRSINTGLSVIIATIALLIFGSESIRVFSLAMLMGLIWGMYSSICIASQLWILFKQSALKRKTGQASSAEAS, from the coding sequence ATGAATATGAAACGGATTCTCGCCTTTGTCCTGACAGTGGCGATTACGCTCGGCATCGTCGCCGCGACCTCGCCGTGGCTGCTGTCGAATCTGCGGCTCGGTCTGGACTTGAAAGGCGGGTTCGAGATTTTGTACGAAGCCCAGCCTTTGAGCGGCACCGGGGAAGTGACGAAGGAAGCTCTCGCCGAAACCGCAAAAAGCCTGGAGAAGCGCGCGAACGCATCCGGCGCGGAAGAACCTGAAGTCACGCCGGAAGGCTCCAACCGAATCCGCGCGCGGATCGCGGGGGTAACGGACGAAGCCAAGGTGCGCGAGACGCTGCGCACGCCCGCTTCGCTGACGTTCCGCAGCGCGGACGGATGCGCTCCCGAAGCCGGCTACTGCAAGACGGAGCTGCTCGGCACGGACTTCAAAGAGGGCGCGGCTCAGGTCGTGTTCGACCAGACCAATCAGCCGATCGTCCAGATCGAAGTGAAGGATAAGGCGAAATTCGAGGAAGTGACGAGAAGGCTGGTCGGCAAGGAGCTGGCCATCTATCTCGACGAGGAGCTGCTGTCCGCTCCGACGGTGCAAAACGTCTTCACTGACGGCAAAGCCACGATTACCGGCCGATACACCTTCTCTGAAGCGAAGGAGCTTGCGGATACGATCAACCTTGGAGCTCTCCCTCTCAAGCTGACGGAAAAGTATACGCAGGCGGTCGGCGCGTCTCTCGGACAGAAATCGCTTGAAAGCACCGTTCTTGCCGGAATTATCGGCTCCATCGCGATCTTTGTGTTTATGATCGCCATTTACCGGGTGCCGGGTATTGTCGCTTCCATCACGCTTGTCGCCTACACGTGGCTGCTGCTGCTGGTGCACTATCTGATGAACGCGACGCTGACGCTGCCGGGCATCGCCGCGTTCGTGCTCGGGATCGGCATGGCGGTGGACGCGAACATCATCACCTACGAACGGATCAAGGAAGAAATCCGGAGCGGGAAGACGATTCTCTCCTCGCTCAAGTCCGGCTCCCAGAGCAGCTTCCGGACGATTATGGACGCGAATATCACGACCATATTGGCCGGCGCCGTCCTGTATTATGTCGGCACGGGCGCGATCAAAGGCTTTGCGATCACGTTGATCCTCAGCATTTTGATCAGTATTTTGACCAACGTCTTTTTCTCCCGCTTCCTCCTGTGGCTGCTCATCCGCAGCAACTGGGCGAAGAAACCGGAGCATTTCGGCGTGAAACCATCGCAGGTCGCCGACATCCGGAAAAGCAAAGCCGAAGTCAAATCGGCCGCCGAAGGCAAGTTCGACTTCGCGAAGCACCGGAACAAGTTTTTCGCCTGGTCGGTTGCGGTGACGATCGCCGGCATCGTGATGCTGGCCGCCGCTGGTCTGCATCTCGGCGTCGACTTCAAAGCCGGAACGACGCTGGACGTGCATGTGGGCAAAACGATCGACAAGGCGCAAGCCGAGCAGCTTGTGCGGGATGCGATCGGCACGGCGCCGGAAAGCACGACGCTCAGCGACTCGAACGATCGCGTCACGATGCGTTTCGACCGCGTGCTCGATGCGGAGAGCGGCGAAGCGAACAAGGTGAAGGAAGCTTTCGCGAAAGCCTACGGCAGCGACGTGTCGGTCGAAGAAAACACCGTCGATCCCGTTATCGCCCGGGAGCTGGCCCGTTTGGCCGTCATCGCGATCGTGATTGCCAGCGCCGGCATCGCGATTTATGTCAGCATCCGGTTCGAGTGGCGCTTCGCGCTGTCGGCCATGATCGCGCTGCTGCATGACGCGTTTGCGGTCGTCAGCTTGTTCGCGATTTTCCGGCTGGAGGTCAATCTGCCGTTTATTGCGGCCGTCCTGACGATCATCGGCTACTCGATCAACGACAAGATTGTTATTTTCGACCGGATCCGTGAGAATCTTCGCTTCGCCAAGCTGAAGACGTCCGAGGATCTCGCCAAGCTGGTCAACGAAAGCATCTGGCAGACGATGACCCGTTCCATCAACACCGGCCTGTCGGTTATCATCGCGACGATCGCGCTGCTGATCTTCGGCAGCGAATCGATCCGGGTGTTCTCGCTGGCCATGCTGATGGGTCTCATCTGGGGCATGTATTCCTCGATCTGCATCGCGAGCCAGCTTTGGATTCTGTTCAAACAATCGGCCTTGAAGCGTAAAACGGGACAAGCCTCCTCGGCCGAAGCTTCCTGA